From Erigeron canadensis isolate Cc75 chromosome 8, C_canadensis_v1, whole genome shotgun sequence, one genomic window encodes:
- the LOC122579215 gene encoding probable inactive heme oxygenase 2, chloroplastic isoform X2 yields the protein MKTNMTSATVNLPTFRPPSMFLARNIFFPTPTISINNKNNIKSSIICNCLNPTTTTDDVSAAAKELPPPVKQKRKVYRRMRPGETKGITEEMRFVAMKLRDKKLKLKTDNMKQKNKNENSEDNEEEEKENGSENSESEDDGETDDDVSWEPELDGFMRYLVDSRFIFTTIERLVDESQDVSFAYFRNTGLERSESFTKDIDLLSEQLTIPEPLFTSKKYVKYLEDLAAESPPLFFCHLYNIYFSHMAGGQVIARKVSEKLLEGRELAICQWPGDPEELLKGMRDKLNALGQHWTRDEKNRCLKETSKCFMYMGTIIRLIIMR from the exons ATGAAAACAAACATGACGTCAGCAACGGTGAACTTGCCAACATTCAGACCACCGTCCATGTTTTTAGCTCGCAACATCTTTTTTCCCACACCAACAATTtcaataaacaacaaaaacaacattaAATCATCAATTATCTGCAATTGCTTAAACCCCACAACAACAACCGATGACGTGTCAGCTGCGGCAAAAGAGCTGCCACCGCCGGTGAAACAGAAACGGAAAGTGTACCGGAGAATGCGTCCCGGTGAAACGAAAGGGATTACTGAAGAAATGAGATTTGTTGCCATGAAATTGCGTGACAAAAAACTTAAACTTAAAACTGataatatgaaacaaaaaaataaaaatgagaatAGTGAGGATAATGAGGAGGAGGAGAAGGAGAATGGGAGTGAGAATAGTGAGAGTGAAGACGATGGTGAGACGGATGATGACGTGTCGTGGGAGCCCGAATTAGACGGGTTTATGAGGTATCTTGTTGATAGTAGGTTTATTTTTACTACGATTGAGCGCTTGGTTGACGAGTCTCAAGATGTTTCTT TTGCCTACTTCAGAAATACCGGATTGGAAAGATCTGAAAGTTTTACAAAGGATATAGATTTGCTTAGCGAACAGTTAACTATCCCGGAACCTCTGTTTACTAGTAAAAAGTATGTGAAGTATTTGGAGGATCTTGCAGCCGAAAGCCCTCCTTTGTTTTTCTGTCATCTCTACAATATATACTTCTCCCACATGGCAGGTGGCCAAGTGATTGCGAGAAAG GTATCTGAAAAATTACTAGAAGGAAGAGAGCTCGCGATTTGCCAGTGGCCAGGGGACCCCGAAGAGTTATTGAAGGGCATGAGAGACAAGCTCAATGCTCTTGGACAG CATTGGACACGAGATGAGAAAAACAGATGCTTAAAAGAAACAAGCAAGTGTTTCATGTACATGGGGACGATAATTCGTCTCATCATCATGCGGTAA
- the LOC122610603 gene encoding patatin-like protein 2, producing the protein MITAPDGNNKPLYAAKDIVPFYMEHGPKIFPQLIRGVWGSILTWISMIFGPKYNGKYLRKVIRQELGNTRLKDTLTNVVIPTFDIQLLQPMVFSTYAAEANPTNNARLSDICISTSAAPTYFPPYYFKNDDVDGNGQEYNLMDGGVAANNPALVAISEVTRKVFSENSDFFPVKPEDYGRFLMISIGTGASKETKQYNAKMASKWGVLSWLIHDGSTPIIDVYNQASGDMVDGHISVFFQAVHSQENYLRIQEDTLSGNEASVDDVTKENMVKLAQIGEKLLKKPASRVSWKTGLSEPIGNGETYAETLKRFAKLLSEEKKLRESSKSAQLIK; encoded by the exons ATGATAACAGCCCCAGACGGAAACAACAAACCGCTCTACGCAGCCAAAGATATTGTCCCTTTCTATATGGAGCATGGCCCTAAGATATTTCCACAACTAATTAG GGGTGTATGGGGATCAATTTTGACATGGATTAGCATGATTTTTGGACCTAAGTACAATGGCAAGTATCTTCGAAAGGTCATAAGACAGGAACTAGGAAACACTCGTTTGAAGGACACCTTAACCAATGTTGTCATTCCTACATTCGACATTCAACTTCTACAACCCATGGTTTTCTCAACTTATGCG GCGGAAGCTAATCCAACCAACAATGCTCGGTTATCAGATATATGCATCTCAACATCCGCAGCTCCAACCTATTTTCCTCCCTATTACTTCAAGAATGACGACGTTGATGGAAATGGTCAAGAATATAATCTTATGGATGGTGGTGTTGCTGCCAATAATCCG GCGCTTGTTGCAATAAGTGAAGTAACAAGGAAAGTGTTTAGCGAAAATTCAGACTTCTTTCCAGTTAAGCCAGAGGATTATGGTCGGTTCCTTATGATCTCTATAGGCACGGGTGCATCAAAGGAAACGAAACAATACAACGCTAAAATGGCGTCCAAATGGGGGGTTTTAAGTTGGCTGATCCACGATGGTTCCACCCCTATCATAGATGTATACAATCAAGCAAGTGGAGATATGGTCGACGGTCACATTTCAGTCTTCTTTCAAGCCGTTCATTCTCAAGAAAATTACCTTCGAATCCAA GAGGATACATTAAGTGGTAATGAGGCATCAGTGGATGATGTGACAAAAGAGAATATGGTGAAACTAGCACAAATTGGTGAAAAGCTATTGAAAAAACCAGCTTCAAGGGTCAGTTGGAAGACTGGATTGTCTGAACCAATAGGAAATGGAGAAACATATGCTGAAACTCTTAAAAG ATTTGCAAAATTGCTTTCAGAGGAAAAGAAGCTGCGAGAGTCATCAAAATCAGCTCAACTCATCAAATGA
- the LOC122579215 gene encoding probable inactive heme oxygenase 2, chloroplastic isoform X1, whose translation MKTNMTSATVNLPTFRPPSMFLARNIFFPTPTISINNKNNIKSSIICNCLNPTTTTDDVSAAAKELPPPVKQKRKVYRRMRPGETKGITEEMRFVAMKLRDKKLKLKTDNMKQKNKNENSEDNEEEEKENGSENSESEDDGETDDDVSWEPELDGFMRYLVDSRFIFTTIERLVDESQDVSFAYFRNTGLERSESFTKDIDLLSEQLTIPEPLFTSKKYVKYLEDLAAESPPLFFCHLYNIYFSHMAGGQVIARKVSEKLLEGRELAICQWPGDPEELLKGMRDKLNALGQHWTRDEKNRCLKETSKCFMYMGTIIRLIIMRVLHQKYEHGARTMQ comes from the exons ATGAAAACAAACATGACGTCAGCAACGGTGAACTTGCCAACATTCAGACCACCGTCCATGTTTTTAGCTCGCAACATCTTTTTTCCCACACCAACAATTtcaataaacaacaaaaacaacattaAATCATCAATTATCTGCAATTGCTTAAACCCCACAACAACAACCGATGACGTGTCAGCTGCGGCAAAAGAGCTGCCACCGCCGGTGAAACAGAAACGGAAAGTGTACCGGAGAATGCGTCCCGGTGAAACGAAAGGGATTACTGAAGAAATGAGATTTGTTGCCATGAAATTGCGTGACAAAAAACTTAAACTTAAAACTGataatatgaaacaaaaaaataaaaatgagaatAGTGAGGATAATGAGGAGGAGGAGAAGGAGAATGGGAGTGAGAATAGTGAGAGTGAAGACGATGGTGAGACGGATGATGACGTGTCGTGGGAGCCCGAATTAGACGGGTTTATGAGGTATCTTGTTGATAGTAGGTTTATTTTTACTACGATTGAGCGCTTGGTTGACGAGTCTCAAGATGTTTCTT TTGCCTACTTCAGAAATACCGGATTGGAAAGATCTGAAAGTTTTACAAAGGATATAGATTTGCTTAGCGAACAGTTAACTATCCCGGAACCTCTGTTTACTAGTAAAAAGTATGTGAAGTATTTGGAGGATCTTGCAGCCGAAAGCCCTCCTTTGTTTTTCTGTCATCTCTACAATATATACTTCTCCCACATGGCAGGTGGCCAAGTGATTGCGAGAAAG GTATCTGAAAAATTACTAGAAGGAAGAGAGCTCGCGATTTGCCAGTGGCCAGGGGACCCCGAAGAGTTATTGAAGGGCATGAGAGACAAGCTCAATGCTCTTGGACAG CATTGGACACGAGATGAGAAAAACAGATGCTTAAAAGAAACAAGCAAGTGTTTCATGTACATGGGGACGATAATTCGTCTCATCATCATGCG TGTTCTCCATCAAAAATACGAGCATGGTGCTCGCACAATGCAGTGA
- the LOC122610602 gene encoding uncharacterized protein LOC122610602 — METYSTHIMPVGGMSTWTPNNREKPLPPQPRRMPGRPKKKRRRAYHEVLVTKKPKKIPNKGGRPTKGQSSGSRGEASAPRNVGSRGEESVPRSASSRGQATISKNGQPVAQASVEVGGDSRGQAKVSVDAGGGYAACVNLSGGVMRGKKAADTLNPNETEFVNTTPITTQESQISPVRITPKPKWTRCRILQDKSPMKATSVGPSNRYEDNVVIGSYSVLTKASASLGVTSTGFQKMKTQGGRDSIPVPIWPKDVPPPSASEDLANKQKALEAMRKRAAVDGKKRTVDAVKRMLEKNASKQTDGGPSTCVNIEGSSVVASQPLMRKVGGANKQVRSQPLPVRVRAPSERIMRKKIAK; from the exons ATGGAGACATACTCAACCCACATCATGCCTGTTGGTGGGATGAGTACATGGACACCAAACAACAGGGAGAAACCTCTACCACCACAGCCAAGGAGGATGCCAGGCAGGCCAAAGAAAAAGAGGAGAAGGGCATACCATGAGGTCCTGGTCACAA aaaaaccaaaaaagattCCAAATAAGGGTGGAAGACCAACCAAAGGACAATCAAGTGGTTCAAGAGGTGAAGCAAGTGCTCCAAGAAATGTTGGTTCAAGAGGTGAAGAAAGTGTTCCAAGATCTGCTAGTTCAAGAGGTCAAGCAACTATTTCAAAGAATGGTCAACCAGTGGCACAAGCTAGTGTGGAAGTGGGTGGTGACTCAAGAGGGCAGGCAAAAGTGAGTGTTGATGCTGGGGGTGGGTATGCAGCATGTGTAAACTTGAGTGGTGGAGTGATGAGGGGTAAGAAAGCAGCAGATACTTTAAATCCAAATGAAACAGAATTTGTTAACACAACTCCAATCACAACCCAAGAAAGTCAAATCTCTCCAGTCAGGATTACACCTAAACCTAAGTGGACAAGATGCAGAATCCTACAAGACAAAAGTCCAATGAAGGCAACTAGTGTTGGCCCTTCCAATAGGTATGAAGATAATGTTGTAATTGGTTCGTATAGTGTGTTAACCAAAGCTAGTGCATCTTTGGGGGTCACAAGTACAGGCtttcaaaagatgaaaacaCAAG GTGGTAGAGACTCAATTCCTGTCCCTATTTGGCCCAAGGATGTGCCACCTCCAAGTGCTAGTGAGGACTTGGCAAATAAACAGAAGGCACTGGAAGCAATGAGGAAAAGGGCAGCAGTTGATGGAAAGAAAAGAACAGTGGATGCAGTCAAGAGAATGCTAGAAAAGAATGCAAGCAAGCAGACAGATGGAGGTCCAAGTACATGTGTCAACATTGAAGGTTCAAGTGTTGTTGCCAGTCAGCCATTGATGAGAAAGGTAGGGGGTGCAAATAAACAAGTGAGGAGCCAACCACTGCCAGTTAGGGTCAGGGCACCAAGTGAAAGAATAATGAGGAAGAAAATAGCAAAATGA
- the LOC122579751 gene encoding uncharacterized protein LOC122579751, translating to MARAEFSYNYSNNGRTVTPKWCSCKRSILIICSFNIVVALYVFHNLYTSLYSYPYQDSQQGVSYTPDQIRKMEESVRIRIESEPVKLIEMVKEIRTRLKGEDVTRLPQSLKQKLTDELLEVLRAAKANGNTTLQNEAVQQWRKKKLKEAKRIKRGKTSNSTILPEEAGILARALKSNWAQLLDEVGLWIPVNIINNEHNDKPEGVDDFDDTILAGRRLPPECNVELHTDYGGRAVKWGLTHHKESAYDCCQACLDHANNAKPNEIKCNIWVYCPSEDGCHSPDIYEHKLQECWLKYDEKPKVNFKDMYSENYRNRHPNAPMFVPWVSGVIST from the exons ATGGCAAGAGCAGAGTTTAGTTATAATTATTCAAATAATGGGAGAACAGTAACACCCAAATGGTGTTCCTGTAAGAGAAGTATACTTATTATATGTTCATTCAATATTGTTGTTGCCCTTTATGTTTTTCATAATCTCTACACTTCATTGTACTCTTACCCTTATCAAGATTCACAACAAG GTGTTAGCTACACTCCTGATCAGATTAGAAAAATGGAAGAATCAGTGCGAATACGAATAGAATCTGAACCTGTAAAGCTCATTGAAATG GTTAAGGAAATCAGAACACGTTTGAAAGGAGAAGATGTAACTCGATTACCGCAGTCATTGAAGCAGAAGTTAACTGATGAGCTTTTAGAAGTTTTGAGGGCTGCGAAGGCCAACGGTAACACCACTTTACAAAATG AAGCTGTTCAACAATGGAGgaagaaaaagttaaaagaagcTAAAAGAATTAAACGTGGGAAGACCTCAAATTCAACCATCCTACCGGAAGAAGCAG GAATACTTGCAAGAGCACTGAAGTCTAATTGGGCTCAGCTATTAGATGAAGTTGGTCTGTGGATACCTGTTAATATTATCAACAATGAACATAATGACAAACCCGAGGGTGTAGATGATTTTG ATGATACAATCCTAGCTGGCAGGCGACTACCGCCTGAATGTAATGTAGAACTTCATACCGACTATGGTGGTCGAGCGGTCAAATGGGGGCTTACCCATCACAAAGAAAGCGCGTATGATTGTTGTCAAGCTTGTTTGGATCATGCTAATAATGCTAAACCAAATGAGATCAAATGTAACATATGGGTTTATTGCCCGAGTGAGGATGGATGCCATTCCCCggatatatatgaacataaacttCAAGAATGCTGGCTAAAATAT GATGAAAAGCCTAAAGTAAACTTTAAAGACATGTATTCAGaaaattacagaaatcgtcatCCAAATGCACCGATGTTTGTTCCTTGGGTCTCCGGTGTGATAAGTACTTGA